From a single Arachis hypogaea cultivar Tifrunner chromosome 3, arahy.Tifrunner.gnm2.J5K5, whole genome shotgun sequence genomic region:
- the LOC112789502 gene encoding uncharacterized protein isoform X2 has product MPSYIQQYYHIVQPSNSIFLFPIVTMMNVLALSLFLTSLAGAGLFSPTPSADQKQAESTIVKEGHRVVVIEFDGDGHQNTKISISPEQHADSDPSGVLLNTAKEKMKEAASILPNVGQGLSSQAHDAAFVHASKDLICDAYGKCKHKIASAVEKAKDKAHDVIDLERESLARKKEAARGAVEKAKETIYDKAHDAKEYTKEAVEKVKEHGQTATDHVVMNITEGNDMLLGVRVAMRRVAAEYLGSMDYLDSLMGVADLMGFATAYGLCIWVTFFSSYVLSRVMPRQQFAVVQSKIYPVYFKAMAYSIGMALVGHVFGHRTKLMFERMKLEKEEGRGREDMTGEHSRTEEHQHQHSTADPNETGTPASASGAATASGAATPTRGAEQDAFRSKILKLNEKLKKLNSYSSILNILTLIFLTWHLIYLAQRVHHGPC; this is encoded by the exons ATGCCATCGTATATACAACAATACTATCACATCGTTCAACCTTCAAACTCCATTTTTTTATTTCCAATAGTAACAATGATGAACGTATTAGCTTTGAGTCTGTTTCTAACTTCTCTTGCAGGAGCAGGCCTGTTCTCTCCCACTCCGTCCGCAGATCAAAAGCAAGCAGAAAGCACCATTGTCAAAGAAGGCCATCGGGTTGTCGTCATTGAATTCGATGGAGATggtcatcagaacaccaaaatcTCCATCTCACCGGAGCAGCACGCAGATTCCGACCCCAGTGGTGTTCTTCTCAACACCgccaaggagaagatgaaggaggCGGCATCCATTCTCCCTAACGTCGGACAAGGATTATCCTCCCAAGCACATGATGCCGCTTTCGTCCACGCTTCCAAGGACCTCATTTGTGATGCCTACGGAAAGTGCAAGCATAAGATAGCCAGTGCCGTGGAGAAAGCCAAGGACAAAGCCCATGACGTTATCGACCTAGAGAGAGAGTCGTTGGCGAGGAAGAAAGAGGCGGCGCGTGGTGCAGTTGAGAAGGCCAAAGAAACCATTTACGATAAAGCTCATGATGCGAAGGAGTATACAAAAGAAGCTGTGGAAAAGGTAAAGGAACACGGGCAAACCGCCACGGATCATGTGGTTATGAACATCACGGAAGGAAATGATATGCTTTTGGGGGTTCGGGTAGCCATGAGGCGAGTTGCTGCTGAATATTTAGGATCCATGGACTATTTGGATTCATTGATGGGTGTGGCAGATTTGATGGGGTTTGCAACTGCTTATGGACTGTGTATTTGGGTTACTTTCTTCTCAAGCTACGTGCTGTCGAGGGTTATGCCGAGACAACAATTTGCGGTGGTACAAAGTAAGATATACCCTGTATATTTTAAAGCTATGGCTTATAGTATTGGGATGGCTTTGGTGGGCCATGTCTTTGGCCATAGGACCAAG CTGATGTTCGAAAGGatgaaactggagaaagaagaaggaaggggaAGAGAGGATATGACTGGTGAACATAGCAGAACAGAAGAGCATCAACATCAGCACAGTACTGCTGATCCTAATGAAACCGGCACCCCAGCCTCGGCCTCAGGAGCAGCAACGGCCTCAGGAGCAGCAACACCCACACGAGGTGCAGAGCAAGATGCATTCAGATCGAAAATTCTCAAGCTTAACGAGAAGCTGAAGAAGTTGAATTCATACTCCTCCATCTTAAACATCCTCACTCTCATTTTTCTTACCTGGCATCTCATCTATTTGGCTCAGCGTGTTCATCACGGCCCATGTTGA
- the LOC112789502 gene encoding uncharacterized protein isoform X1: protein MPSYIQQYYHIVQPSNSIFLFPIVTMMNVLALSLFLTSLAGAGLFSPTPSADQKQAESTIVKEGHRVVVIEFDGDGHQNTKISISPEQHADSDPSGVLLNTAKEKMKEAASILPNVGQGLSSQAHDAAFVHASKDLICDAYGKCKHKIASAVEKAKDKAHDVIDLERESLARKKEAARGAVEKAKETIYDKAHDAKEYTKEAVEKVKEHGQTATDHVVMNITEGNDMLLGVRVAMRRVAAEYLGSMDYLDSLMGVADLMGFATAYGLCIWVTFFSSYVLSRVMPRQQFAVVQSKIYPVYFKAMAYSIGMALVGHVFGHRTKVLSRKAEIFQAYNLLAAVFTVFANSVYLEPRATKLMFERMKLEKEEGRGREDMTGEHSRTEEHQHQHSTADPNETGTPASASGAATASGAATPTRGAEQDAFRSKILKLNEKLKKLNSYSSILNILTLIFLTWHLIYLAQRVHHGPC from the exons ATGCCATCGTATATACAACAATACTATCACATCGTTCAACCTTCAAACTCCATTTTTTTATTTCCAATAGTAACAATGATGAACGTATTAGCTTTGAGTCTGTTTCTAACTTCTCTTGCAGGAGCAGGCCTGTTCTCTCCCACTCCGTCCGCAGATCAAAAGCAAGCAGAAAGCACCATTGTCAAAGAAGGCCATCGGGTTGTCGTCATTGAATTCGATGGAGATggtcatcagaacaccaaaatcTCCATCTCACCGGAGCAGCACGCAGATTCCGACCCCAGTGGTGTTCTTCTCAACACCgccaaggagaagatgaaggaggCGGCATCCATTCTCCCTAACGTCGGACAAGGATTATCCTCCCAAGCACATGATGCCGCTTTCGTCCACGCTTCCAAGGACCTCATTTGTGATGCCTACGGAAAGTGCAAGCATAAGATAGCCAGTGCCGTGGAGAAAGCCAAGGACAAAGCCCATGACGTTATCGACCTAGAGAGAGAGTCGTTGGCGAGGAAGAAAGAGGCGGCGCGTGGTGCAGTTGAGAAGGCCAAAGAAACCATTTACGATAAAGCTCATGATGCGAAGGAGTATACAAAAGAAGCTGTGGAAAAGGTAAAGGAACACGGGCAAACCGCCACGGATCATGTGGTTATGAACATCACGGAAGGAAATGATATGCTTTTGGGGGTTCGGGTAGCCATGAGGCGAGTTGCTGCTGAATATTTAGGATCCATGGACTATTTGGATTCATTGATGGGTGTGGCAGATTTGATGGGGTTTGCAACTGCTTATGGACTGTGTATTTGGGTTACTTTCTTCTCAAGCTACGTGCTGTCGAGGGTTATGCCGAGACAACAATTTGCGGTGGTACAAAGTAAGATATACCCTGTATATTTTAAAGCTATGGCTTATAGTATTGGGATGGCTTTGGTGGGCCATGTCTTTGGCCATAGGACCAAGGTACTCTCTCGTAAAGCTGAGATATTTCAAGCTTATAACCTTCTTGCTGCGGTTTTCACTGTTTTTGCCAATTCTGTTTACTTGGAACCTCGCGCTACTAAG CTGATGTTCGAAAGGatgaaactggagaaagaagaaggaaggggaAGAGAGGATATGACTGGTGAACATAGCAGAACAGAAGAGCATCAACATCAGCACAGTACTGCTGATCCTAATGAAACCGGCACCCCAGCCTCGGCCTCAGGAGCAGCAACGGCCTCAGGAGCAGCAACACCCACACGAGGTGCAGAGCAAGATGCATTCAGATCGAAAATTCTCAAGCTTAACGAGAAGCTGAAGAAGTTGAATTCATACTCCTCCATCTTAAACATCCTCACTCTCATTTTTCTTACCTGGCATCTCATCTATTTGGCTCAGCGTGTTCATCACGGCCCATGTTGA
- the LOC112789503 gene encoding transcription factor bHLH80, translating into MQPSSSGSGGGGSSGGVARFRSTPASWLESIFVKEEVEGEGEEEADPPALNSSSSSIHQGFTQLLSGDTSGVFRHNSSPADFVFDYSQQYVSSNYDYDYAYASPDNSSANNPIPQEIKQRGVKVENKIMKDSVPWKVRAKRGCATHPRSIAERVRRTRISDRIRKLQELVPNMDKQTNTADMLDEAVAYVKSLQKQIEELSEQQRRCNCVVQRSREM; encoded by the exons ATGCAGCCCAGTAGTAGTGGCAGTGGCGGTGGTGGTAGCAGCGGTGGTGTTGCCAGGTTCCGTTCAACTCCAGCGAGCTGGTTAGAATCAATTTTTGTCAAGGAAGAagtggaaggagaaggagaagaagaagctgaTCCTCCGGCGTTGaatagcagcagcagcagcatccACCAGGGATTCACTCAGCTTCTTTCCGGTGACACAAGCGGGGTTTTCCGCCACAATAGTTCTCCCGCCGATTTTGTATTCGACTACTCTCAACAATACGTATCCTCCAACTACGACTACGACTACGCCTATGCTTCTCCGGATAACAGCAGCGCGAATAATCCAATCCCGCAG GAAATTAAGCAGAGAGGGGTGAAAGTGGAGAATAAGATTATGAAGGATTCTGTGCCTTGGAAAGTTCGAGCAAAGCGTGGCTGTGCTACTCATCCTAGGAGTATTGCTGAAAGG GTTAGGAGGACTCGTATCAGTGATCGTATCAGGAAGCTGCAGGAACTTGTGCCAAACATGGATAAG CAAACTAACACTGCAGACATGTTAGATGAGGCAGTAGCTTATGTCAAGTCTCTCCAAAAGCAAATTGAG GAACTATCAGAGCAGCAACGGAGATGTAATTGTGTGGTTCAAAGGAGTAGGGAGATGTAA